The following proteins are encoded in a genomic region of Oncorhynchus kisutch isolate 150728-3 linkage group LG6, Okis_V2, whole genome shotgun sequence:
- the LOC109887836 gene encoding melanin-concentrating hormone receptor 1-like, with protein sequence NDVPYHNVLMPSIFGVICFFGIIGNCIVIYTIVKKTKFRAQQTVPDIFIFSLSLVDLLFLLGMSFLIHQLLGNGSWCFGDIMCTVITALDSNSQIVSTYILTVMTLGHSLATVHPIRFNHVRTPCVAGAVVGLVWVLSRVSITPVWMYADLMPRGDSSVGCPLLLPNPATDTYWFTLYQFVLAFALSLVIIKSKSNDCICEDMTAGGL encoded by the coding sequence AATGATGTGCCCTACCACAACGTCCTAATGCCCAGCATTTTTGGTGTAATCTGCTTCTTTGGGATTATTGGCAACTGCATTGTCATCTACACCATTGTGAAGAAGACCAAGTTCCGAGCCCAGCAGACAGTGCCGGACATCTTCATCTTCAGCTTGTCTTTAGtggacctcctcttcctcctgggcATGTCCTTCCTCATCCACCAGCTCCTGGGCAACGGTTCCTGGTGCTTTGGTGACATCATGTGCACGGTCATAACCGCCCTGGACTCCAACAGCCAGATAGTGAGTACCTACATCCTCACCGTCATGACTCTGGGCCACTCCTTGGCCACGGTCCATCCCATCCGCTTCAACCATGTGCGCACACCCTGCGTGGCGGGGGCTGTGGTGGGGCTGGTGTGGGTGCTCTCCCGGGTCTCCATCACTCCCGTGTGGATGTATGCTGACCTTATGCCCCGAGGTGACAGCTCAGTGGGTTGTCCCCTCCTGCTGCCCAATCCAGCCACTGACACCTACTGGTTTACCCTCTACCAGTTTGTGCTGGCCTTCGCCTTGTCTCTGGtcatcatcaaatcaaaatcaaat